The following nucleotide sequence is from Silurus meridionalis isolate SWU-2019-XX chromosome 5, ASM1480568v1, whole genome shotgun sequence.
aatctaaaacttgtataaaaagatttttcGCAAGtgattttctaaaatatttcagaaactttAATGCTCATTTGCTTGTTCCCTTAAATTAGACCTGTTATGTAAATCAATTGCTGAAATCATTAACACTGTTCAGAAAAATGCACAGCGATTGAAAGCTTTCATTAAAATATTCACAGTCTGTTGTTCATGATCCAAAAACCATCGTGACTGGAAAACAATATGTACAAGCTGGCTCAGTGGATCTCTCATAGACCCTTGGTGACGACAGTAAACAAAGCTAATCTACTGCAGTGAAGGAAAGTTCAATCAGAGCCTGTCATTCAGCAGTCAGAAAGCACCGCCTGCTCTGGCAAAGGGGCAAATCTTTCCATACAACACAATCAGCAGCATCTATTTGTAACAAATGTCTTGGCCGGGCAACAGCTGAGTATTCCTCGTGACAATAAAGCCTGGGTTTAGAGGACAGTCAGCTTAGAGGTTATTGATCAGTGAGGCTAATTAAAACACAGACGCCTTTTGACTTATTTAGTTTATACGCTGTGTGAGGTTTTTTCAGTGATGGATGAGAGCTATTTACAGTGCCATAGTGGCTtgagtttaaaataaaaccttcatTGAACCACCATCAAAATACATTCATTGCTGTACCTAAACTAAAacttttcggcttctcccgttaggggtcgccacagcggaccatccagtttttacactggatgcccttcctaatgcaaccctccccatttatctgggcttgggaccggcactaaggcttgtgcaaccctaatggctggggttggttccctgaccagggattgaacccgggccgcagcggtgagagcgccgcatcctaaccactagaccaccagggaacctattgCTGTACCTAAACTACAAGAACAAAAATTTGtggattcgtatgtgctttttgaacacctctttccacatttaatacccacttcactcttctgtgaatagattccactagattctggagtgtgcctGTGGAGATTCGTGCTTATTTATCCACAAAGATCTTAGAAAAGTCAGATATTGATGTCGGGTAAAGTgtcctagggtgcagtcagtgttccaattcatcacaaatttgttcaataggattgagatcagagctcaatagcaggagatcattcaatcaaaccatgtaaactaaTTCTTCATAGATCTGGATTTGGCACAGGTGTATTTGAATGGTGGAACAGGTTCTAATTCTAGTGAAGGGAACGTTTAATGCTGCTGCATCCAGGGACGTGCTTTataattgtgtacctccaattTTATATTAACTGCTTGAGttaatatatagtgtgtatctttattatatgttatatattgaAGTGTACAGTAGGTCCATATTCATTGTCATgactgtgtaatgtgtaaagACATACATGATTTGAGCGTTCGTACTTCGAGTCTTAACCACCACTGAGCATGTGCAAAGCCTCTTTATTCTTAATCTCAGTTTACCGCCACACCATAGCAAACCGTACGCTCTACAGTGGGTCTGATTTTGCTGTACTGAATAAAAACTGCAGTCCAATTGCACACAGCCAtatcaaactgaaaaaaagagtaaaagattggagataaaaaagtaaagaaaataacactgaatattgaatattgaattttttatattcttgagTTACTCAAATATGTGAAATCTAGAGCAGCTCCAATGGTCAAAGTAAAATGGAGCATTctgaaaaattctgccaaattctgaaattcatgtaaatatttttgcagTTCTACTTATTACACAAATTGTTAATGATAATACAAATTGTTAGAATTAAATtgcaaatacatatacatacacagacagTAATGCATAAGTTTTCTGTGTGACAAGctgaaatttttatttacaggattaaattaattttcaGACTAGAGTATTACTGGATCAGTCTCACCTATCTTTAAAAGGTTTGGGATTCAGTGAGCAGGTAGATCAGATCCTGCCCCCTGCTGGTGCTGTCCGAGCAGAGACCTTTTCACCATTCAAACTGATTTCACTTGTCTTCTCATATTAATTCATTTGTTCATGTGTGGCAAATATTTGTCAGAATATAAACACAATCTGAGGATTATGTTTGTTTAGTCGCAAAATTAATTCAGTATATGAAGATAGTGTATGGAATATTATATGGCATTTATTTTCTTCGCTGATCatgatatacattttataattgtattatctTGTTTAGTTGCAGGATTTAAAGGAAATGAAATATTCTGATTGCTTTTAATTAGGTAAGCTGAAATGCATTAGCTcatgttttaaattatatttgtttgacCTTTCTGCTGCGTTCTGCTACTTTTATGTGGCTTAACGCCATCTTAAGCATCTGTGCATTTCTCGTAATATAATGGAAGCTCTGCTGTGAATTTCAACTTTGTGAACCTCACTGTCTATAACACCTATCCGTTCAAGGGTGCTTCTATACATATCAATTCTGGCTGTGAGCAGTTTGAACAGGTGCTAACAGACCCCGAACCACTAGGTGgcctcattttatatattacagtgTTATAATAGCACTCAAGCATGATCAAAGGCAGGGAACATGGATAAGTGAAACttaagaaacagagagaaaagtgaGCACCCACAGAACTAAGCGTtaacaatacaaacaaaacacacacatgaatgtaAGGCACAGGGTGATACCACACACACTGGGGTAAATATGTCCAGCATATGTATTACTGGTACcaggaagaaataaaaagaaaatataggaTAATAGTCCAGGGAATAACAATAGCAGTGCACTTTAGGAAGGTtatagctcattggttaaggcattgggctttaaagcgaggcctttaaccctcaactgctcagttgtaagttgctctggagaaaaatgtctgccaaatgccataaatgtaaatctaggAATTAGAGTAGGTGTGGATTTGCACAAAGTCGTTCATCAGTTTTGGAGGTGTTTCTGGAGCTCTTGGAGGTGAATCACTGCATGGCTAATGAGATAATGGCTGTtgtcaaaaaaactttttcaataGATTTCCTCACTTCAGCAATGAAGTGAGAGACTAATTCTCTTGAACGTTGTAATCACCTCATTGTGCTTGGAAATCTTTCAAATATCAAAGTCCTTATAGTCAGACCTCTATAATAATGTGTTACTAGGTTGCAGTTGACTCACAAGTCTGACATTGTTTTTAGCTGTTATTTATTCACTTGAGACAACGTCATGGCCCTATTTGATGTGGTGTTTCTGTCATTTTGTTCATCCTCAGGGTTCTCAGTGAAGCGACAATAGCCATGGCATCACTTACTGATGCCTCCCTAAGTGACATCATCATTCGTCACTGTCTAAATGTCCCTTACAGCAAGAGGTGCAAGAGGAACAGAAATCCCATAAGCCACCAGAGCCAGCAGAATTGACCCTGACAATCAAGGGAAGCAACAGAAACCAGACCCGGGCATCCTGTAACAGAGACAAGTGAGCATCATTGCATCATTCAGGTACATGATCATCATTAGAACAGACAGCTGGAATGGCCTGGGAGGGTTATTTCAGATCAGGACAGATTTAGTTTTAATGATAGTTAGCAAGAGttttttctaaatctttttttaatggtttttaatcTTTCTGTAAATGGGATATAAAAACTGGTTAGAGTGTATCTGCTAGTGTACTCCATAAAGCCCCTTTGCTTTACATGAGGTTGATACAACACGATAAATGCTGGATTAAAATAAGATAAAGTTGGCTGTTTCTTATTCATACAAATTCACACATTTAAAAGCATAGTGATGCAACCAGAAGCATTTCTGACTCACAGTACCAGGGACCATGGTTTAATCccgagctcaggttactgtttGTGAAGGGTTTTGCACATTTTCCCCATGGCTGTGTGGATATTCTCTGGGTTCTCTGATTTCCTTCTACCTTATAATGGAGTGTCTGAATGGTTGTGTATGATGTCCTGCAATGGACTGCTGTCTTATATGGTAATAGATAATGCAACGTCCAAGTCGATCTCAAACCaggataaaacaaaaaaacatagaaTTCCTACTCGGGAACCTCAACAAGTTTAGCAGGTGATATCAAATAAATATGGCTGCTTAAAccattaaatacaaacaaagtAGCACTTCTTACCTTTAATGAGTTATGCTTTAAACATACAGATGCATTACCTTGTTATACTTATAATGACTACAGCAAACGGCACTTTTGAGAAGATGAATAAACAAATCTCAGCACAGTTAGCTGGCTTGATTCTTGCAAATAATGGACAAACATGGAGGTATCCGTGTTTTTCTTACTTTTATGGCTTGATGTGTTCAAAAATGACATTATTCCAAGTTTTGTGTATTCACCAATAAGGTAAATTAAATGCAGCTTAAAGAATATTATACGGCTAAAAGCTGGAGATTCCTAAATCATCAGTGAATGTGATTTATAGGCAATCCAAAATTGCTTGGATGTTGGTAGTTCACATCGATTGttccttttcctgttttttcaTGAAATAGGAAAaacaacagttaaaaaaattgGAAGGACTTCTAAAGATCTTTCACTCAAGACCAGATGCTCCGGTGGAAACCATTATAATGACATGCTCAATATAAATAACTTTGTTTCATTTACACTTGTATCACACAAGGTGTATCACATGTCCAGACTGCCATATCACCACctgtgatccaaaccagttAGTTTTAAATGACCTGCTAGGCGTCTGCTAAGTGGAGTTCATCAGCCAGCAGTTGCACAAGAAGTCTCATGAAGGTCAAGTGCAGCCAATAAGACTCCGGCTTAGTTTCTCCATATGGCCCTCGCCTGTCGCTGTGCAACAGGTGTGCAGGTgtaaagcaagtttaatttcaGTAAGTGGTACACGTACATAAAAGACTCAGATGCTGCTGATATAAAAGCGCAAcacatgaaaatataaaacctttcctTTCTTATCTACTAGCCAGGGATTAAGTAACCTATTGCATGCTGTATAAAAAAACGTTCATGAAATACAAATCAATGCATCACTTAAATCATGTACACATGTGGCCTTACctcaattaataataaataaagtgcattTTTGGTTAATCTGTCCATCATAATTCAAAGAATATTCACAGAATCTCtttcttaaaaaacaattttttaattgCTCTCAAACTGCACATATTTCAACAATactacgaaaaaaaaaaattcaaagtaATGAAAATTTAAAGAGCACGATCGGTTTCGTCATGGCTTGCTTTCTCAGTCACCATGGCACAAGTGCATGCATTATTAACCTGCTCAGTAACACTGGCAATGAGGCTGCTGAAGTCTGCCTCAGAGCTCATTCTTTTCCTGTGGATTTTGCACCACTAAAGACTGCTGGAAATATATGGAAGAATAAAGGATAAACCTGTGTACTTGCTCAAGAAACTGGTGGATTAAAGCAACATTCTTGGGAAGATGTAAGCTGTTTTGGAGAACAAATGGAGGGGAGTTTGTTAACAGTGGAGGGCGAAAAGCCCCAGAAGCGGGTGAGGTTCAGAGTGGCTTCAGGAAGCAGTGGTCGAGTTCTGAAAGAGATGTATAAAGATGACGGGCCTTCGGATTCTTTGGACTCGGACTGTACCAGTACCTCGGAAGCGGAGCGGGCCAGCACACCGTCCACCAGTGGAGAGCCCAATGGTCAATTTGCAGTGTACTTGGGCTCGGAGTTAGATGACAGCGAGAGTGATCCAGATGATTTGCTCCTGTATGCTGGAGCCAAGGACAAGAGCAGATTGTTCAACACCAAACGGGTCAACATCCTGAGCAAGAACGGGACAGTGCGGGGAGTTAAGCACAAAGTCAGCGCTGGTCAAATAGTATTTGACAACCTGGCCAAAGTCACTGAGGTAACTAATTTAAACTTTAATGGATGCTTTACAGACTAAACCACCTCaatatttcatttcatcaatgctttttacttcttttatcATCCCAACATACACAGAATTTGAACTATAGTAATGTGTTAGGgcctcaaagaaaaaaataccttTCCTCCACCTCAGTAGagcattttattaaagaatCAACTGTCCAAGGTGTCCTCAGGGGGTGTTAGAGTGTCCTTCCTGATCAGCAATTGGTTAATCTTCCTCTCTAACTCTCTCATGCTCTGTCTGGACAACCGAGCTGTCTCAGAGGACAAGGTCACTGTACAATTAAAGATTAATGATGGATTTCTTTAAGTGTTTCAGCTAGGTAATCAGCTTAATGAATTTCGCCTACTTCCACTTTCTGCTTACTCTCAATGGCTTTTGTGCGATATCGAGTTCAATGCACTTGTACCTTTTGTACAGTTGAATTTGTGggaagtaaatgttttttcctgGTGTATGTggtattttgcattttaaatgaatgcaaatttAACCACTAATATCTCAAAAATACCtgaataaatttgtatttttaacagCATGGCTGTCTTCCCCAAACTTCTCTATGAAGCACCTCAGCAAGTACTAATTATATTTCTCCACAACCATTTTATATAACTGATGTGCTGGTGGAATTTAGCAAATGCACACATGTAAAGAAGAATAATTTCTAGTATCTCGTTAACGAAGTCGTAGTGATCGACATGTCATTGTATCAACAAGAGGACTATTGTAACACAGTCCACCAAACAGTATCTGTGTTATCCCAGTCATGATTGCAGTGTATCTGAAGCTTTTCCTGATAATGCTAAAGGTGAGGCAGGAAAGTACCCTGGTAAGAACACATACAGTCGCAGACTTGTTCACATCTAGAGGGGGTTGGGAGGTCAGAGGAAACCAGAGGATTTGGTGGAACTCTGGACAGACATGAGGAAAACAAAACTCTGCACCAACAGAAACCCGAGCTCCAGATCAAGCCGGGGGatgtggaaatgtcaggtgGCAACTCTACATGCTGGGCTACCAAATTTCCTTCAAAGGAACATAAAGAATTTGAATTAAActcacattattatattattattatagtgttcTCTTCACCTTGAGGGTTGTAATCACCTTGAAGTTGACACactggacttttccagccataagtGGTTCTTGCCCAAACTTTAAGCACAAAtttggatgcacacaattgtatagaatgtctatGGATGTGGTTGCATTAAATGTTCTCTccatttaaactaggagacccgaacctgatcccctgtgcacaaagccagcttgaTGAAGATAGGCTTTCATAACTCAGAGATGAAGGTCttgagagctctgacctcaatcttaTTCATCTTcaagatgaattggaacaatgactgcactccaggcctgctcacctcacctacatcagtacctgactttactaacacccttgttgctgaataagcacaaatctccacaagcacactccaaaatctagcaggacatcttccctgaagaatggaggttattataagagcactaaatatggggactaaatatagaatgagatgttcaaaaagcacatataaactTATGCTTGTGTGTCCATAAACATTTACCACTTAGAGTCATTTGCATTAAGTAAATAACTCACAGCAATGAGAAGTGTGAGATTAagctatattaaatataattttataggTTGTTTTGCAGCTAAGATCCTGTTTTCTCAAAATTAGAAAGATAATGATTTTGTCATGGTGTGTTTATATGATAGAATAAAATTCCTATGGTACAATGAGTCCAAACTTCTTGTATATAAAGCTGCCAATATTTCAGTAGAAAAGCTGTTGAGAAGCACACTGATGTCCAAGTACAGCTTTTTGTCAGTAACAGAGATCACGCTGTACTTGTGATGTGATTAACCAGAGATGTAGCCTGAGAGTTCTGCACACTTTAGTGATTTCACTCCTCTAGTCATCCCCTGAAGATGAattgatttaaatgttttcatcaAATACATAGCTAACTAGTTTCCACAATCAGTGCTGTTAATGCAATACAGttaattctaataaaataaatacactttaatATAACTCCAGTCTCACAAGGTTTTGTCATTAAGCAGTTTGGTGATGTAGGTAGTATTGTCGTCTTACAATTCCAAGGTCTGCAGTTTGATCCTGAACTTGGGTTTCTGTCTGTATTGaatttttaatagtttaaaagtttaatattcTTACTAGGTTTATTAGATGCTTTTAATCATTTCAAGCTTAACATTTTCTTATTCTACTGGCAGATCATTTACTGTAGCTTCTTcatagaaaagtaaaaaaaaaatcaaaaccatACCATGAATTTAACAGGTTAGGCTCActtgtattttgtttattgtaaatgcaaaattttaaatgctaattgctaaatgctaaatgctaatgctaattattCAAGCATTTTCAAGAAGACACAGTGCTAGTGGAAGCTGGTTACAGAGACTCTTTAACCCTACATAATAGATATGCATACTATACATCTTTTTgtgtaatctatctatctatctatctatctatctatctatctatctatctatctatctatctatctatctatctatctatctatctatccacttACCCACttacccacccatccatccatccatccactcatccatacatacatccatccatccacccactcatccatccatccattcatccatgaATGATTCTGGGAATGTGGTCGCTTAAATCGCAACACCATCAAGCTGttactgttgggcccttgagcaaatccttaaccctcaactactcagtagtataaataagataagataagatacaAGAATTGTAAATGTAGctatctacctacctatctatcATTTGCTTGGCACAGTCACATTTTGGCATATGCACTTTTTTAGTATCTCACACACTACAGTGTGCAAAGTGTGAAGATCTGATTCACACTTTAACACATGACTCGATGTGCTAGAAGTACAAATGTATTCACAGCCCCAGTGGCTCACAAAATCTCGTGAATTCTTGCAACCACAATTAAAAGaattaatatgattaaataggactaaatacactatatggacaaaagtattgggacacctgacttttccacccatgtggtttttctccaaactattaccacaaagttggaggcacacaaatctataggatgtctttggatgcatccTTTCTATGCGGtaacattgttttctttttattcatgttCAGTAAGCATTTTATTCTTGTCCGAGTTATAGCGAATACAGGGTCTATCTCAGAAAGCCGTTCGGGCCCCTTAAAagtaaaactttatttacagCAATGAAAGTAAGATAACATGCATTCTAGGTTTCTTTGAGCTTTTCTGCATTTGACTTATTTTGGACAATAaagacttttaaaaaatgtaaacatacatTATAAAGGACCCTTTTTATTAAAGTTACTCAGTCAACAGCACAACCTacctttctttttcacatgatGTTGAGGAAATTCATatgatacattttcattttgggCATGTGATGTATCTATCACTGAAGAGATTCGTACATTAATTTAAGAATTTTTATTCTGagttttattgttgtatttcaAGACAAAGCATACTTAAGGTGGcatgttatatacagtatattgttaaatattttgttcTGTATAAGAGCTGTAGATTTCCTAGTTATTTAGCTGAAACATGTATACATCTAgatactagatagatagatagatagatagatagatagatagatagatagatagatagatagatagatagatagatagatagatagatagatagatagatagatagatagatagtgatGAATGTCAGAAATAACTATcgctaataataaaaacaatatagaaCTTTAGGACTCTACTTAGGCTCTTGCAGCACACAGCAATGTCCATGGGTATTTTATCTACAGGTCTGACAGGTTTATACTCCAAGTTTACCTGTTCATCATAAAACACTCATTCCAAAGAACATTAAATTCAGAGTCTCTTATATAATTGGGTTTCTGTAGCAATAAAACTGCAACCGcaggcagaggtggaaagtaacgatatataaatactttgttactgtacttaagtagagaTTTCTAGTATCAGtacttgatagatagatagatagatagatagatagatagatagatagatagatagatagatagatagatagatagatagatagatagatacatagatagatacatagatacatagatcgAATGCATATTTGTAATTACACTTGATTTATAATGTTCACTTGATTTGTCTGCACTGTAGCCTGAGCTGACTCTGGAGTTTGGCCGGATCGTCATCTACACCACCAGTTTCCGTGTGGTCAGGACGACGTTCGAACGCTGCGAGCTGGTGCGCAAGATTTTCCAGAACCACAGAGTGAAATTCATGGAGAAGAACATTGCTCTGGACAGTGAGTATGGCAAGGAGCTGGAGATGCGCTGCAGACGGGTAGGAGAGCCACCTTCCCTCCCTGTAGTCTTCATCGATGGACACTACCTGGGGGTGAGTGACCACTATCTACAAACTATGAGGTTTTGGCTTTATTCTAGTTCTATGGTTgtgagttgaaaaaaaaatcacataattatctgatcatttgaatagatttatataactaaatataaCTGTAGGTGTCAGTGAAATGTTTTGAACACTCAATATTTGAGAATTTATACTTAAAGAACCTGAAAACATAAAGTGAATTTTATGTAGGTGAATCAATTGAAGGTTTAGTGAAGTGATGAATGTCAGAAATAACTATcgctaataataaaaacaatatagaaCTTTAGGACTCTACTTAGGCTCTTGCAGCACACAGCAATGTCTATGGGTATTTTATCTACAGGTCTGACAGGTTTATACTCCAAGATTACCTGTTCATCATAAAACACTCATTCCAAAGAACATT
It contains:
- the grxcr1a gene encoding glutaredoxin domain-containing cysteine-rich protein 1 produces the protein MEGSLLTVEGEKPQKRVRFRVASGSSGRVLKEMYKDDGPSDSLDSDCTSTSEAERASTPSTSGEPNGQFAVYLGSELDDSESDPDDLLLYAGAKDKSRLFNTKRVNILSKNGTVRGVKHKVSAGQIVFDNLAKVTEPELTLEFGRIVIYTTSFRVVRTTFERCELVRKIFQNHRVKFMEKNIALDSEYGKELEMRCRRVGEPPSLPVVFIDGHYLGGAEKILSMNESGELQDLLTKIERVQHPHTCQTCGGFAFMPCSMCHGSKMSVFRNCFTDSFKALKCTACNENGLQPCPSCSH